The following coding sequences lie in one Gouania willdenowi chromosome 5, fGouWil2.1, whole genome shotgun sequence genomic window:
- the cd8b gene encoding uncharacterized protein cd8b, which produces MILLSLPGILLIVSFWTHGLGQTLMQENTHILYPELLSDEFITCDCVDMICDSALWFRSTFSNSEVEFIGKFNIAGRSSYGAVNRSQFKFSTRGTSTFVLHVARITAADKGVYSCVLKDKGSTEVWKPGTLLLPGENPPTVQQKTGTTPSVVCPCLETYLSQDGCSPLVLWPLVGLVALLAVILSYLLFYFSRLPKKCHHHFVKKRRIT; this is translated from the exons ATGATCCTTCTATCATTGCCAGGGATACTGCTGATCGTATCATTCTGGACTCATG GTTTAGGGCAGACTTTGATGCAAGAAAACACTCACATTCTGTATCCAGAACTCCTCAGCGACGAGTTTATCACCTGCGACTGTGTGGACATGATCTGTGACTCTGCGCTCTGGTTTCGCAGTACTTTCAGCAACAGTGAAGTCGAATTTATAGGCAAATTTAATATTGCCGGTCGCTCCAGCTACGGAGCAGTGAACCGAAGCCAGTTTAAGTTCAGCACGAGGGGCACTTCAACCTTTGTGCTGCACGTTGCCCGAATAACCGCGGCCGACAAAGGGGTTTATTCCTGTGTCCTTAAGGACAAGGGCAGCACTGAGGTGTGGAAGCCTGGGACACTTCTTCTGCCAGGAG AGAACCCTCCAACGGTGCAGCAAAAGACCGGAACCACACCTTCGGTAGTCTGTCCTTGCTTGGAGACGTACCTTTCACAGG ATGGCTGCAGCCCACTGGTTTTGTGGCCACTGGTTGGACTTGTTGCATTGTTGGCTGTAATATTATCATATCTTCTCTTCTACTTTAGCC GGCTGCCCAAAAAATGTCACCACCACTTTGTGAA GAAGCGGCGAATAACCTGA
- the cd8a gene encoding T-cell surface glycoprotein CD8 alpha chain, translated as MNHKWIWTLVILMFCQNFPTGVCKDVNVVEGEPVEIKCNSGQGSVIVWFRVLDSSGMEFLASYLYSGALKTPSPSFSEIFNSKTSNQNKLNLNAFNKKRDSGIYSCGSLIKGNELKFGEVTRLIEAQKTPKTESTTKAALELTDKPKPFVTSAPCMCTDTGSSVTFLSCDLRVLIPLVSGCGFLLLLLVITILYCNRIRTRRCPHHYKRQRGTAAPVKQMNRPV; from the exons ATGAATCATAAATGGATTTGGACTCTGGTGATTCTGATGTTTTGTCAAA ATTTCCCCACAGGAGTCTGTAAGGATGTAAATGTTGTGGAGGGTGAGCCAGTTGAAATCAAATGTAATTCTGGGCAAGGGTCAGTCATCGTTTGGTTTCGGGTGCTCGACAGTTCTGGAATGGAGTTTTTAGCGTCTTACTTATACAGCGGCGCTTTAAAGACACCCAGTCCTAGTTTCTCTGAGATCTTCAATTCAAAGACATCTAATCAAAACAAACTGAACCTGAATGCTTTCAACAAAAAAAGGGACAGTGGCATCTATAGCTGTGGTTCTCTGATTAAAGGCAACGAGCTTAAATTTGGAGAGGTGACACGTCTGATTGAAG ccCAAAAGACACCGAAAACAGAATCTACAACGAAAGCAGCATTGGAGCTCACTGACAAACCCAAGCCATTTGTAACTAGCGCACCCTGCATGTGCACAGACACAG ggtCATCTGTGACGTTTCTGTCCTGTGATCTTCGTGTACTGATCCCATTGGTCAGCGGCTGTGGTTTTCTTCTGTTGCTTCTTGTCATCACCATTTTATACTGCAACC GAATAAGGACACGGAGATGCCCTCATCATTACAAGAGACA acgTGGTACAGCGGCTCCTGTAAAACAGATGAACAGACCCGTCTGA